The genomic region GCTGAGCACGGTCACCGTGTCGGCGAGACCGGCAAGCTCGTCGAGGCGATGTGTTGCCCAGATGACGCCGGCTCCTTGCCTGGCAGCGTTCTTCGCCACACGGTGGATCTTCGCGGCACCACTCGGATCGAGTTCGTGGGTCGCTTCATCGAACAGGAGGAGTTGAGGATTCGTGAGAAGAGCTCTGGCAATGGCGACACGTTTCTGCATGCCATGCGAGTACAGGCCTGCACGAATATGCATGGCATCGGCAAGCCCAACCTCCTGCATGAGCTCGCGGGCGCGCCGAACGGCGTTGCGCCGGCTCATACCGTGCAGACGAGCGAAGAATACGAGGTTCTCGTAGCCGGAGATGCGGAGATAGAGTGACCTGTCTCCGGAGGGTACCCACCCGATGCGCTCGCGTACCCAGGCGGAACGTGGGCTTCCACCGAGAATCCTCACCGTTCCTCTGCTTGGCTCGATCAGACCTGCGATCGTTCGCAGCAGCGTGGTCTTGCCAACGCCGTTGGGCCCGATCAGGGCATGGATCTCTCCAGGTGCCGTCTCGAAGCTGACGTCACGGAGAATGGTCCTGGACTTGAAGTTACGCCATATAGATCGAACCTCGACCACTGGAGTCGAGGTTCGAAGCATGTCAATACCTTCTCCTGAGGGAAAGGCTTCTATTCCGTTTCCTAGGAGTGGTGACAACCGTCGACTAGGTCCGAGTGATTGGGGTCGCACACGAACAGCTGGAACGTGTGCTCCACGATCGAGCCGAAGTCCTTGATCTGAGGGGTCTCGTACTTCACCCTGTAGCCTCCCATAGTCCACATAGCTTCCCTCTACCTCGGCAGGCTATCATTACCACTGAGGGTGTGTCAAGGGTCACCATCGTGCCACGCAGAGTGTTCAGCCTGACCCGCCGGCGAGGCGTATGAATTGCTGCTCCGCATCGTTCATAGGTCCCGGTGGGAGCGGTGGTTGCGTCGCCGGGAATCGACGGCTCGATTGCGATGTTGCAGGTCGCCATGGGCTTGCCGGCAGGCCTCCGCCGGGGAGAGGTACTGAAACCGTCACATAGGGCCAACTACCCTGGGCCGCGGAAATGGATTCTCGATACCGACGTCCGGATGAAAGGGATCAACCATGATCTCGTGGCGCACCAGCTCGAGAGTG from Gammaproteobacteria bacterium harbors:
- a CDS encoding ATP-binding cassette domain-containing protein, with product MLRTSTPVVEVRSIWRNFKSRTILRDVSFETAPGEIHALIGPNGVGKTTLLRTIAGLIEPSRGTVRILGGSPRSAWVRERIGWVPSGDRSLYLRISGYENLVFFARLHGMSRRNAVRRARELMQEVGLADAMHIRAGLYSHGMQKRVAIARALLTNPQLLLFDEATHELDPSGAAKIHRVAKNAARQGAGVIWATHRLDELAGLADTVTVLSTTGVRFQGPVDQLVAMANERSYVIRLGEHTSSADDLEHAIASFGTLVLVEEVAREEYLLRLRNGTVLGDAIASLTSAGLPVLACREARPEIEEAFLTLTGESTDDLS